The following are encoded in a window of Thermococcus sp. CX2 genomic DNA:
- a CDS encoding acetate--CoA ligase family protein has protein sequence METPNLDFLFYPKSVAVIGASNVPGKIGNSIMRSITLNFDGKVYAVNVKGGEVEVNGRKFSVYRSIKDIPDEVDVAVIAVPAKFVPDVIDECGEKGVKGAVVISAGFKEAGNIELEEELVKRAKKWGIRLVGPNCLGVTNLENGFDCNFNPPERQARPPFGKIAFMSQSGAFGAAILDWAANHMIGMSKFISLGNMADLDESDFMAYLGEDSKTGVITGYIEGIKDGRKFFETAKEVTLRKPVIILKAGRTEAGAKAAASHTGSLAGSYKIYEAVFEQTGVLSAKSMRQLFNYAKALAMQKPAKGNRVAIVTNGGGAGVMMSDGLLERGMKLAELSEETNEKFRKGIEEGKLPHHMSYKNPIDVIGDAPSSRYELAMRYALEDPNVDVLVVIALFQSPALDEGIVDAVARMQEYGKPIIFVAPGGDYPHRMARNIEQKGVPVYETVEDGVDAVYALVRYGEWLRENGRL, from the coding sequence GTGGAGACCCCAAACCTTGACTTCCTGTTTTACCCCAAGAGCGTCGCGGTTATAGGTGCGTCCAACGTTCCCGGCAAGATTGGAAACTCGATAATGCGCTCGATAACCCTCAACTTCGATGGTAAGGTCTACGCCGTCAACGTCAAAGGTGGCGAGGTTGAGGTCAACGGGAGGAAGTTCTCCGTTTACAGGAGCATTAAGGATATTCCCGACGAGGTTGACGTCGCGGTCATAGCCGTTCCGGCCAAGTTTGTTCCTGATGTCATCGATGAGTGTGGCGAGAAGGGCGTCAAGGGTGCGGTCGTTATTTCCGCCGGCTTCAAAGAGGCTGGAAACATAGAGCTTGAGGAAGAGCTCGTTAAGAGGGCTAAGAAGTGGGGCATTCGCTTGGTTGGCCCCAACTGTCTCGGTGTTACCAACCTTGAGAACGGCTTCGACTGCAACTTCAACCCGCCGGAGAGGCAGGCGAGGCCGCCCTTCGGAAAAATCGCCTTCATGAGCCAGAGCGGTGCCTTCGGAGCTGCCATTCTCGACTGGGCCGCCAACCACATGATAGGTATGAGCAAGTTCATCAGCCTTGGAAACATGGCCGACCTCGACGAGAGCGACTTCATGGCTTACCTCGGCGAGGATTCGAAGACCGGAGTTATCACCGGTTACATCGAGGGCATCAAGGACGGAAGGAAGTTCTTCGAGACGGCCAAGGAGGTCACCCTCAGGAAGCCCGTCATAATCCTTAAGGCCGGAAGAACCGAGGCCGGCGCTAAGGCGGCGGCTTCCCACACCGGCTCGCTCGCAGGTTCATACAAGATATACGAGGCCGTCTTTGAGCAGACTGGGGTTCTCTCCGCCAAGAGCATGAGGCAGCTCTTCAACTACGCTAAGGCCCTTGCCATGCAGAAGCCCGCTAAAGGCAACCGCGTCGCTATAGTCACAAACGGCGGCGGTGCCGGAGTCATGATGAGCGACGGTTTGCTTGAGCGCGGCATGAAGCTCGCCGAGCTGAGCGAAGAAACCAACGAGAAGTTCAGGAAGGGCATAGAGGAAGGAAAGCTTCCGCACCACATGAGCTACAAGAATCCAATTGATGTCATCGGAGACGCCCCGTCTAGCAGGTACGAGCTAGCCATGCGCTACGCCCTGGAGGACCCGAACGTTGACGTTCTCGTTGTCATAGCCCTCTTCCAGAGCCCGGCTTTGGACGAGGGAATAGTTGACGCGGTAGCGAGGATGCAGGAGTACGGCAAGCCTATAATCTTCGTCGCTCCTGGAGGAGACTACCCGCACAGGATGGCAAGGAACATCGAGCAGAAGGGCGTCCCGGTCTACGAGACCGTTGAGGACGGAGTTGATGCTGTTTATGCCCTCGTCAGGTACGGCGAGTGGCTTAGGGAGAACGGGCGGCTTTGA
- a CDS encoding type II toxin-antitoxin system VapC family toxin, whose product MSGRENVFFDSNVLIYHLGGIPKAKPRIESVENGKIKGFINPIVASEVTFFYIKAKTGMKSYEIKRNPSVLASVNLEPVFEPFSVFSILEINPEIVENSKSSIEKYHLLPNDALIVSTCEFYGINKIATFDDDFKRVKTMKIVEKV is encoded by the coding sequence ATGAGTGGTAGGGAGAACGTTTTCTTTGACTCAAACGTTCTCATATACCACCTCGGCGGCATACCCAAGGCCAAACCCCGCATTGAAAGTGTGGAAAACGGAAAGATTAAGGGATTCATAAATCCGATAGTTGCTTCAGAGGTTACCTTCTTCTACATAAAGGCCAAAACTGGAATGAAATCCTACGAAATCAAGAGAAACCCTTCAGTTCTGGCTAGCGTTAATTTAGAACCTGTCTTTGAACCCTTCTCCGTTTTCAGCATACTCGAGATAAACCCAGAGATTGTGGAGAATTCAAAAAGCTCCATTGAGAAATATCATCTGCTCCCAAATGATGCGCTCATTGTATCGACCTGCGAGTTCTACGGCATAAACAAAATAGCAACATTTGATGACGACTTTAAACGGGTAAAGACCATGAAAATTGTGGAAAAAGTCTAA
- a CDS encoding antitoxin family protein has product MEVIVEAVYENGVLKPKKRLNIPEGSEVTLKILPQKISDRTFGIVKMDKDKIDAIIEEIEDEW; this is encoded by the coding sequence ATGGAAGTCATAGTTGAGGCCGTTTATGAAAACGGCGTCCTGAAGCCGAAGAAGAGGCTCAACATTCCAGAGGGAAGTGAGGTTACCCTTAAGATACTGCCCCAGAAGATATCGGATAGAACCTTTGGGATAGTGAAAATGGATAAGGACAAGATTGACGCGATAATCGAGGAGATTGAAGATGAGTGGTAG
- a CDS encoding tryptophan--tRNA ligase, whose protein sequence is MDEFKVTPWDVEGLVDYNKLIEEFGTSPLTDELLEKTAQLTKSELPLYFRRRFFFSHRDYDKVLQDYESGKGFFLYTGRGPSGPMHIGHIIPFFATKWLQEKFGVNLYIQITDDEKFLFKEKLSFDDTKYWAYQNILDIIAVGFDPDRTFIFQNSEFTKIYEMAIPIAKKINFSMARAVFGFTEQSKIGMIFYPAIQAAPTFFEKKRCLIPAAIDQDPYWRLQRDFAESLGYYKTAALHSKFVPGLMGLEGKMSASKPETAIYLTDDPEEAGKKIWKYALTGGQPTLKEQREKGGNPEKCVVFKWLEIFFEEDDKKLMERYHACKAGELTCGECKRYLIKKVQEFLIDHQKKRKEAEKQVEKFKYAGELAREQWERSIPEPLKG, encoded by the coding sequence ATGGACGAGTTTAAGGTTACCCCATGGGACGTTGAGGGTTTGGTGGACTACAACAAGCTGATAGAGGAGTTTGGAACGAGTCCTTTGACTGACGAGCTGCTTGAGAAGACCGCCCAGCTGACCAAGAGCGAGCTACCGCTCTACTTTAGGAGGAGGTTCTTCTTCTCCCACAGGGACTACGATAAGGTTCTCCAAGACTACGAGAGCGGAAAGGGCTTCTTCCTTTACACTGGGAGGGGTCCGAGCGGGCCGATGCACATAGGCCACATCATACCCTTCTTCGCGACGAAATGGCTCCAGGAGAAGTTCGGCGTGAACCTCTACATCCAGATAACCGACGACGAGAAGTTCCTCTTCAAGGAGAAGCTGAGCTTTGACGACACCAAGTACTGGGCCTACCAGAACATCCTCGACATAATAGCGGTCGGCTTCGACCCTGACAGGACCTTCATCTTCCAGAACAGCGAGTTCACCAAAATCTACGAGATGGCCATTCCGATAGCCAAGAAGATAAACTTCTCGATGGCGAGGGCAGTGTTCGGCTTCACCGAGCAGAGCAAGATAGGAATGATTTTCTATCCGGCTATTCAGGCTGCACCGACCTTCTTCGAGAAGAAGCGCTGTTTAATTCCCGCTGCGATAGATCAGGATCCCTACTGGAGACTGCAGAGGGACTTCGCTGAAAGCCTTGGCTACTACAAGACGGCAGCTCTGCACAGCAAGTTCGTACCCGGCCTGATGGGTCTTGAAGGCAAGATGAGCGCCAGCAAGCCGGAAACGGCCATCTACCTGACCGACGATCCGGAGGAGGCCGGCAAGAAGATATGGAAGTACGCCCTGACCGGCGGCCAGCCAACCCTCAAGGAGCAGCGCGAGAAGGGCGGCAACCCGGAGAAGTGTGTCGTCTTCAAGTGGCTTGAGATATTCTTTGAGGAGGACGACAAAAAGCTCATGGAGCGCTACCACGCCTGTAAGGCCGGAGAGCTGACCTGTGGCGAGTGCAAGCGCTACCTCATAAAGAAGGTGCAGGAGTTCCTCATCGACCACCAAAAGAAGCGCAAGGAGGCCGAAAAGCAGGTAGAGAAGTTCAAGTACGCCGGTGAGCTCGCTAGAGAGCAGTGGGAGAGGAGCATCCCGGAGCCGCTGAAGGGCTGA
- a CDS encoding M1 family metallopeptidase — translation MRRASLLVPLVVFMVIVSGCLGGGNTPTSTPSSASSPAVETTSTTSVEQFPPVKFLYPEKPEIVNLTLEDATEFFREKYSRVPYSQFGNITVNYSNGVFTGVYRFVLTNFTDRTLYLAMLKTEDEPIKLNITIEGVPLNLSRVDRYLLFDEGVGIEFYAVNVSTNLTTLRGIARYEFRYLENEDEIGALVGKYGLLFGTDFSWWEFASKNATIVVTPYLPRDTIFVLFGHGVVRNGSKVIYTSPLHPYLGFSLYLQNLNWTDFSVNDVNVTVYYTAGCYNPEGLELVKKELNFTIGLYRNITGVLPSNRLDVVFVPGLPALSKRLFSEPVNGIDLKGTFLVNCPIDIKDSAVNYASLLFHELAHEWFGRYASFGRLNEAFADYMRVEAYQRWDPKRYPTWIEDMERMAVRDSSQYTYFEAMDPSLPYWKVSGVLYKKGAFILRSLRFVLGNETFNEILHEALTECHGSYCAVQDFQRIAENVSGEDLDWFFNEWFNSTLLPDYNITDLSLSATDNGYNLTFRLIDANNFTMPVELRIVMENGKFVDKTVWVNEGMAEVTLSLEARPTIIVIDPNEWMANINRNFEVDGIEVVVN, via the coding sequence ATGCGGAGGGCATCGCTTCTGGTCCCTCTTGTGGTCTTCATGGTCATAGTGAGCGGCTGTCTCGGCGGTGGGAATACCCCGACTAGCACGCCTTCGAGTGCTTCTTCACCCGCGGTTGAAACCACTTCAACGACTTCCGTGGAGCAGTTCCCTCCTGTGAAGTTCCTCTATCCGGAGAAGCCCGAGATCGTTAACCTGACGCTGGAAGATGCAACTGAGTTTTTCCGGGAAAAGTATTCGCGCGTTCCCTACTCCCAGTTCGGCAACATAACCGTCAACTACTCCAATGGCGTCTTCACTGGTGTTTACCGCTTTGTGCTCACGAACTTCACGGACAGGACGCTCTACCTGGCCATGCTTAAGACGGAAGATGAGCCGATAAAACTGAACATAACCATTGAGGGTGTTCCCCTAAACCTCTCCCGCGTTGATAGGTATCTCCTGTTTGATGAAGGGGTCGGGATCGAGTTCTACGCTGTTAACGTCTCCACGAACTTGACGACCCTCAGAGGGATTGCGCGCTACGAGTTCAGATACTTGGAGAACGAGGACGAGATAGGGGCTTTGGTTGGAAAGTATGGATTGCTCTTTGGCACGGACTTCTCCTGGTGGGAGTTTGCCTCGAAGAACGCCACCATAGTGGTGACTCCGTATCTTCCAAGGGACACGATTTTCGTGCTTTTCGGGCATGGTGTCGTTCGCAATGGCTCGAAGGTGATTTATACCTCACCTCTACATCCCTACCTCGGGTTCTCGCTCTACCTTCAGAACCTCAACTGGACGGATTTCTCGGTTAATGACGTCAACGTTACGGTGTACTACACCGCTGGCTGCTATAACCCTGAAGGTCTGGAGCTCGTTAAGAAGGAGCTGAACTTCACGATCGGTCTCTATCGCAACATCACCGGCGTGCTCCCCTCGAACAGGCTCGACGTGGTCTTTGTTCCGGGACTTCCCGCCCTTTCAAAGAGGCTTTTCAGCGAGCCGGTCAATGGGATTGACCTGAAGGGAACGTTCCTCGTCAACTGCCCCATTGACATAAAGGACTCGGCCGTTAACTACGCCTCCCTGCTCTTCCACGAACTTGCCCACGAGTGGTTCGGCCGATACGCCAGCTTCGGCCGGCTCAATGAGGCCTTCGCAGACTACATGAGGGTGGAGGCCTACCAGCGCTGGGACCCCAAACGCTATCCAACGTGGATAGAGGATATGGAAAGGATGGCCGTCAGAGATTCGAGTCAGTACACGTACTTTGAGGCCATGGACCCATCCCTACCCTACTGGAAGGTCAGTGGGGTTCTGTACAAGAAGGGCGCCTTCATACTGCGCTCTCTCCGCTTCGTCCTTGGAAATGAAACGTTCAATGAGATTCTCCACGAGGCGCTAACGGAGTGCCACGGTTCTTACTGCGCCGTCCAGGACTTCCAGCGTATAGCCGAGAACGTCTCCGGCGAAGACCTCGATTGGTTCTTCAACGAGTGGTTTAACTCCACGCTACTGCCGGACTATAACATCACTGACCTGAGCCTCTCGGCGACCGATAACGGCTACAACCTGACCTTTAGGCTGATTGATGCGAACAACTTCACCATGCCGGTAGAGCTTAGAATAGTCATGGAGAACGGCAAATTTGTCGATAAAACTGTGTGGGTCAATGAGGGAATGGCAGAAGTCACCCTTTCCTTGGAAGCTCGGCCAACTATAATAGTCATCGATCCCAATGAGTGGATGGCCAACATCAACAGAAACTTCGAGGTCGACGGGATTGAGGTGGTTGTTAATTAG
- a CDS encoding aromatic amino acid transport family protein, with protein sequence MKKSEALAVLIGTQIGAGVLGLPYAAKSVGLIPAVVVLIAVMMLMLFTARVVLDFSARMKGAQLSTIAKRTLGRGGGLLMFVSVTVMSFGALLAYIAGMGSVFASLFGVSETLGALIFWVLASLVIYLGLEASGKSELVMSLVMLFLFLAVAVMLLPRGRLENALYMSDSGLWAIVGVSIFALGCHTVIPDVYKGLGSYEETKKLLTWAFVIPTAIYALFMASFLLVFGTETPQIATQALESIYGRTGLIIGNLIPLFAITTSYIGIGLAQLSNVEEYLRMDRKLAWALTVIPPLAVYLSGVGDFVSVLGIAGDTGDLMAFIVLPMAIYIADRLGLASIEREAEARYG encoded by the coding sequence ATGAAGAAAAGTGAAGCCCTCGCCGTGCTTATCGGGACTCAAATAGGTGCCGGCGTCCTCGGCCTGCCATATGCCGCCAAGAGCGTTGGTTTGATTCCCGCTGTAGTTGTGCTCATCGCGGTAATGATGCTCATGCTTTTCACCGCAAGGGTCGTTCTCGACTTCTCGGCTAGGATGAAGGGTGCCCAGCTTAGCACGATAGCCAAAAGAACCCTCGGGCGTGGCGGCGGTCTGCTCATGTTTGTGAGCGTCACGGTGATGAGCTTCGGCGCGCTCTTGGCATACATCGCCGGCATGGGTAGCGTCTTCGCGAGCCTCTTCGGGGTTAGTGAGACTCTGGGAGCACTGATATTCTGGGTTCTTGCCTCCCTGGTAATATACCTTGGCCTCGAGGCGAGTGGAAAGAGCGAGCTTGTCATGAGCCTCGTCATGCTCTTCCTCTTTCTCGCGGTCGCGGTCATGCTCCTGCCCCGTGGAAGGCTTGAGAACGCCCTATACATGAGCGACAGCGGTCTGTGGGCGATTGTGGGCGTTTCGATCTTCGCCCTTGGCTGCCACACCGTCATCCCCGATGTCTACAAGGGTCTCGGGAGCTACGAAGAGACGAAGAAGCTCCTTACATGGGCCTTCGTGATCCCAACGGCTATCTATGCACTCTTCATGGCATCTTTCCTGCTGGTCTTTGGCACCGAAACGCCCCAGATAGCCACGCAGGCCCTTGAGAGCATCTACGGGAGAACGGGGCTTATAATCGGCAACCTTATACCTCTCTTCGCCATAACGACCAGCTACATTGGAATAGGACTCGCCCAGCTGAGCAATGTTGAGGAGTACCTGAGGATGGACAGGAAGCTTGCCTGGGCCCTGACGGTTATTCCGCCGCTGGCGGTTTACCTCTCGGGCGTTGGTGACTTCGTGAGCGTTCTTGGAATCGCCGGAGACACTGGCGACCTGATGGCCTTCATCGTGTTGCCTATGGCCATATACATAGCCGACAGGCTTGGTCTGGCGTCAATCGAGAGAGAAGCGGAGGCTAGATACGGCTAA
- a CDS encoding fumarylacetoacetate hydrolase family protein — translation MLRLPFRDGFYEVNPTKIVALAKNYADHAKEMESDVPEKPVFFLKPPSALIGPNSTILLPRMSKRVDHEVELAVIIGRRAKNVPAKKAMDYVLGYTILLDITARDIQAEARKKGLPWTIAKGFDTFAPVGPRVVDKRELDPSDLEIGLKVNGEVRQLGRTSEMVFKIPELIEYISSVMTLEPGDIIATGTPAGVGPLRHGDKVEAWIEGIGTLEEDVISEGSILC, via the coding sequence GTGCTTCGCCTTCCATTCCGAGACGGGTTTTACGAGGTAAATCCCACCAAGATAGTTGCCCTGGCCAAAAACTACGCCGACCACGCCAAGGAAATGGAGAGCGACGTCCCAGAGAAGCCAGTCTTCTTCCTAAAACCGCCCTCCGCGCTCATCGGTCCGAACTCGACGATACTCCTCCCTCGGATGAGTAAGCGCGTTGACCACGAGGTAGAGCTGGCGGTGATCATCGGCAGGAGGGCGAAGAACGTTCCAGCTAAGAAGGCCATGGACTACGTCCTCGGCTACACGATACTGCTCGACATAACCGCTCGCGACATTCAGGCCGAAGCGAGGAAGAAGGGCCTTCCATGGACAATAGCTAAGGGCTTCGACACCTTCGCCCCGGTAGGGCCAAGGGTGGTCGATAAGAGAGAGCTCGACCCGAGCGACCTGGAAATAGGCCTGAAGGTCAACGGCGAAGTTAGGCAGCTCGGAAGGACGAGCGAGATGGTTTTCAAGATCCCAGAGCTGATAGAGTACATCTCAAGCGTGATGACACTCGAACCGGGCGACATAATAGCCACGGGGACCCCAGCTGGCGTTGGCCCCCTGAGGCACGGGGACAAAGTCGAGGCCTGGATAGAGGGCATCGGAACACTGGAGGAAGATGTGATAAGCGAGGGCTCGATACTGTGCTAG
- a CDS encoding OPT family oligopeptide transporter, with protein sequence MGGEKGTYREVTPAAVILGVIWGAFMAASFTYAGMIMGFTSGGSAIAAIVGWGILRGLLKKGTIVENNIVQTIASAVNISVSGVIFTIPALYIMGLNEEINMPYFFIATAAGAILGITFIIPLRKQMIEIDRLRFPTGTAVATVLKTPGSGIEKARLLFLGMIISAGVYLVQQFPILGLPEIIPEYVDLGSILHLPSWVNLTIALSLMVFGMGLITGRNGLIVLAGGVLSYYIITPLVKALGWIPSDVTDGAISSFVYANMTRPLGIGMLLGGSIAGLILSLPVIVVAIKSIAGASKLGSRARNEELPISYLYAGIVLAFLLLLVTTYQLGDLGLGRSLLTALVGVAWIFVASLLVAMSTGMTDWSPVSGLSLVSVMILLYLTNKNVPLTILLGATVGVAISGAADMMQDLKTGHLVGGIPSKQQKVELLTAWIGPIIALTVVGLIWKAYGIGNEMVPAPQAMALKSMVEAILGGNVPVDKFIAGGILGFALSMSGIPGLGVLVGLSMYLPMLYIIPYGIGCIVHEVAKRKKGHEFITEKVLPVAAGLMVGEAAMTLLFAVLTVLGVLHP encoded by the coding sequence ATGGGTGGAGAAAAGGGAACCTATCGCGAAGTCACGCCTGCGGCGGTAATACTCGGTGTGATCTGGGGCGCCTTCATGGCTGCGAGCTTCACCTACGCCGGAATGATTATGGGATTCACCTCCGGTGGCTCTGCAATAGCCGCTATAGTTGGCTGGGGAATCCTCAGGGGACTGCTCAAGAAGGGAACCATCGTCGAGAACAACATCGTCCAGACAATAGCCTCCGCAGTCAACATCTCGGTCTCTGGAGTCATATTCACCATACCGGCGCTCTACATAATGGGTCTCAACGAGGAAATCAACATGCCCTACTTCTTCATCGCGACGGCTGCCGGAGCGATACTGGGAATCACCTTCATAATCCCACTGAGGAAGCAGATGATCGAGATAGACCGCCTCAGGTTCCCGACGGGAACTGCAGTAGCTACTGTCCTCAAGACCCCGGGAAGCGGAATTGAGAAGGCCAGGCTGCTCTTCCTTGGAATGATAATCAGTGCAGGAGTTTATCTCGTCCAGCAGTTCCCCATCCTCGGCCTTCCAGAGATAATCCCGGAGTACGTTGACCTCGGCTCTATCCTTCACCTGCCCTCCTGGGTCAACCTCACAATAGCGCTCTCCCTCATGGTCTTCGGAATGGGACTCATAACCGGAAGGAATGGTCTCATAGTCCTTGCCGGTGGAGTGCTCTCCTACTACATCATCACCCCACTCGTCAAGGCCCTTGGATGGATTCCAAGTGATGTCACCGACGGTGCGATAAGCTCCTTCGTCTACGCCAACATGACAAGGCCCCTCGGTATCGGAATGCTCCTTGGAGGCTCCATAGCTGGCCTCATACTCTCGCTTCCAGTCATAGTCGTTGCCATCAAGAGCATTGCGGGAGCCAGCAAGCTGGGTTCAAGGGCTAGGAACGAGGAGCTACCGATAAGCTACCTCTACGCTGGAATCGTCCTGGCGTTCCTCCTCCTGCTGGTGACGACCTACCAGCTTGGAGACCTCGGCCTGGGCAGGAGCCTGCTCACGGCACTCGTCGGCGTCGCGTGGATTTTCGTCGCCTCGCTCCTCGTTGCAATGTCCACTGGAATGACCGACTGGAGCCCGGTTTCCGGCCTCTCGCTCGTGTCGGTCATGATACTCCTCTACCTGACTAACAAGAACGTCCCGCTCACTATACTCCTTGGCGCCACCGTCGGAGTCGCCATCTCTGGAGCAGCCGACATGATGCAGGACCTCAAGACGGGCCACCTCGTCGGAGGCATTCCATCAAAGCAGCAGAAGGTCGAGCTCCTCACCGCCTGGATAGGGCCGATAATAGCCCTGACCGTCGTCGGTCTCATCTGGAAGGCCTACGGAATAGGAAACGAGATGGTTCCGGCGCCGCAGGCAATGGCCCTCAAGTCGATGGTCGAGGCCATCCTCGGAGGAAACGTCCCGGTGGACAAGTTCATCGCCGGTGGAATCCTCGGCTTCGCCCTTTCGATGAGCGGCATTCCAGGACTTGGAGTCCTCGTTGGACTCTCGATGTACCTGCCGATGCTTTACATCATCCCCTACGGAATCGGCTGTATAGTCCACGAGGTCGCCAAGAGGAAGAAGGGACACGAGTTCATTACGGAGAAGGTCCTCCCAGTGGCGGCTGGTCTGATGGTGGGAGAGGCCGCGATGACCCTCCTGTTCGCGGTCCTCACCGTGCTGGGAGTCCTTCACCCATGA
- a CDS encoding cell division protein, translating to MEMKKLIGNVILTIGLVGGAITAARIPPMWSGLAVSLGVMAVGIVLRRQGAKEELHRAAQSGTGGVKELERLLTESLSRLEAIMDAPREKVLSELTAILEELEEFAEKAQPLRIEGLMTYGTIMTVFSRGERALNRAWSAFADGYEEEGRKYLRFGYEDLKETLQAIKSLRV from the coding sequence ATGGAAATGAAGAAGCTCATAGGCAACGTCATACTCACCATTGGTCTCGTTGGGGGAGCTATCACGGCTGCCAGGATACCGCCAATGTGGAGTGGCCTGGCGGTTTCGCTCGGCGTCATGGCCGTTGGCATAGTCCTGAGAAGGCAGGGTGCCAAAGAGGAGCTCCACAGAGCTGCCCAGAGCGGAACCGGCGGCGTCAAGGAGCTTGAAAGGCTCCTCACCGAGAGTCTCTCAAGGCTCGAGGCCATAATGGACGCCCCAAGGGAGAAGGTTCTCAGTGAACTCACCGCCATACTGGAGGAGCTCGAAGAGTTCGCGGAGAAGGCCCAGCCCCTCAGGATAGAGGGCCTCATGACCTATGGAACCATAATGACGGTCTTCAGCAGGGGCGAGAGGGCCCTCAACAGAGCCTGGAGCGCCTTCGCCGACGGCTATGAGGAGGAGGGAAGGAAGTACCTGCGCTTTGGCTACGAGGATCTGAAGGAGACCCTCCAGGCCATCAAGAGCCTGAGGGTCTGA
- the trm14 gene encoding tRNA (guanine(6)-N2)-methyltransferase encodes MRLLVTTSQGIEDLAKAEVENLLSQLGAQFRVEEKPLGVEGRVLAEVGEAFYTDEKGRKRELSVATYLNERSRLLHRVIVEIASERFEGISEDEPESALKRIEDFVASLPVEKYIKVSESFAVRSFRKGEHKITSVDIAKTVGKAIFDRLSRYGTPKVNLDHPAVIFRAELVGEVFFLGIDTTGDSSLHKRPWRVYDHPAHLKASIANALIELAKPDGGPFIDPFCGSGTIPIELALGGYGGKIFGLEKYRKHLRGAEMNALAAGVYDRIDFILGDATKLSEYVESVDFAVSNLPYGLKIGRKSMIPKLYMEFFAELAKVLEKRGVFITTEKRAIEKAIGENGFKIAHHRLIGHGGLMVHTYVVE; translated from the coding sequence ATGAGGCTGTTAGTCACGACCTCCCAGGGGATTGAGGATCTGGCAAAGGCCGAAGTGGAGAACCTTCTCAGCCAGCTTGGAGCTCAGTTTCGAGTGGAGGAGAAGCCGCTGGGCGTAGAGGGTAGAGTCCTGGCCGAGGTAGGCGAGGCCTTCTACACCGACGAGAAGGGCAGAAAGAGGGAGCTGAGCGTTGCGACATATTTAAACGAACGCTCAAGACTGCTCCACCGCGTCATAGTTGAGATAGCGAGCGAGAGGTTCGAAGGAATAAGTGAGGACGAACCAGAGAGCGCGCTGAAGAGAATCGAAGACTTCGTGGCTTCCCTTCCGGTGGAAAAATACATCAAGGTCAGTGAGAGCTTCGCGGTTCGCTCCTTCAGGAAAGGAGAACACAAGATAACCAGTGTTGATATAGCAAAAACCGTCGGAAAGGCAATTTTTGACAGGCTGAGCAGATACGGAACGCCAAAAGTTAACCTCGACCATCCAGCGGTTATCTTCCGAGCGGAACTGGTTGGTGAAGTATTCTTCCTCGGGATAGACACCACCGGCGATTCTTCCCTCCACAAGAGGCCTTGGAGAGTTTACGACCACCCAGCGCACCTCAAGGCGAGCATAGCCAACGCGCTCATAGAGCTGGCCAAGCCAGACGGTGGGCCCTTCATCGACCCCTTCTGCGGAAGTGGGACGATTCCGATAGAGCTGGCTTTGGGAGGCTACGGAGGCAAAATATTTGGCCTTGAGAAGTACAGAAAGCACCTCCGTGGGGCCGAGATGAACGCACTGGCCGCTGGAGTTTACGACAGGATAGACTTTATACTCGGCGATGCGACGAAGCTGAGCGAATACGTTGAGAGCGTTGACTTCGCGGTGAGCAACTTGCCCTACGGCCTCAAAATCGGGAGGAAGAGCATGATACCAAAGCTCTACATGGAGTTCTTTGCTGAGCTGGCCAAGGTTCTTGAAAAGCGCGGCGTTTTCATAACGACGGAGAAGAGGGCCATAGAAAAGGCGATAGGGGAGAACGGCTTCAAGATTGCCCACCACAGGCTCATCGGGCACGGTGGATTAATGGTGCACACCTACGTTGTTGAATAA